Proteins encoded by one window of Haladaptatus sp. ZSTT2:
- a CDS encoding xanthine dehydrogenase family protein molybdopterin-binding subunit produces the protein MSQQDTERDPAVHADTAPPGPVGDSHHRVDALGKVTGQMDYTADIPFDDLAHAQVVRSSVAHALVLDIDCSDALSMDGVIDVVLPEDIPGESNIGVITPDQPLLNGEKVRYLGDPVAIVVAEDPTIARRAADSIDVEYERLDAAITAAEALADDAAPIHESGNLIDEYAFDRGDPDAAFADADIVVEDDYESSMIDHVALEPEASVASRAYDDTVEVWTSTQHPHGDRANIARVLGIRERDIEVNRPAVGGGFGSKLEHNQPCYAALASWVTKRPVRVQYKRDEEFQGTVKRNTLHLDYRVAADADGTIRAMEADVTVDGGAYVSFSSAVAVRALVHCTGPYNVEAVRASGRAVYTNKPWGGAMRSFDMFQTTFAIESILDSVADELDMDPVALRRKNAFDGSRPVTTTGQEIEAVGLLETIDDVGDALAALTIEQPDDPAKRRGVGVASMWYGCGKTGHHHPSSAFCEIHPDGSATVQSAVSEIGQGSQTALTQIAAETLGLAVEDVRFVSDSTTAPEAGKTSASRQTFVSGNAVSDAASNALSKVLDHAATMFAEKFDEQVSPGDLSVANGVVSAKNSDQELAFEEVTRSCTHEGHLITGTGTCRPLFDFDLSTFEGAPYPTFSFATHGAVVVVDIETGVIEVERIIASHDVGRAINPSLVEGQIEGGAIMGMGHTVMEGVKFDGQGQILNASLMDYHIPTSLHTPTIETKLVESAPDGDGPYGAKGVGESALIPIGPAIANAVKDATGARITKLPLSAERVVASLDIDIWE, from the coding sequence ATGAGTCAGCAAGACACTGAGCGAGACCCAGCGGTGCACGCAGACACCGCGCCGCCAGGGCCGGTGGGGGATTCACACCACCGCGTTGACGCCCTCGGGAAGGTGACGGGGCAGATGGACTACACCGCGGACATCCCCTTCGACGATTTGGCCCACGCGCAGGTCGTCCGCAGTAGCGTTGCCCACGCGCTCGTCCTCGACATCGACTGTAGTGACGCCCTTTCGATGGACGGCGTCATCGATGTCGTCCTCCCCGAGGACATCCCGGGCGAGTCGAACATCGGCGTCATCACCCCCGACCAACCTCTCCTCAATGGTGAGAAGGTACGGTATCTTGGCGACCCCGTCGCGATCGTCGTCGCAGAAGACCCGACCATCGCCCGCCGCGCCGCAGACTCCATCGACGTCGAGTACGAGCGTCTCGATGCGGCGATTACCGCAGCCGAAGCACTTGCAGATGACGCAGCGCCAATCCACGAGTCGGGCAACCTCATCGATGAGTACGCCTTCGACCGTGGCGACCCGGACGCAGCCTTCGCGGATGCAGACATCGTCGTCGAAGACGATTACGAGTCCTCGATGATAGACCACGTTGCGCTCGAACCGGAGGCGAGCGTCGCCTCGCGCGCCTACGACGACACCGTCGAAGTGTGGACGAGCACCCAACATCCCCACGGCGACCGGGCGAACATCGCGCGCGTGCTTGGCATCCGCGAGCGCGATATCGAGGTGAACCGCCCGGCGGTCGGCGGCGGCTTCGGCTCGAAGCTCGAACACAACCAACCGTGTTACGCCGCGCTCGCCTCGTGGGTGACCAAACGCCCGGTTCGCGTCCAGTACAAGCGCGACGAGGAGTTTCAGGGGACGGTCAAGCGCAACACCCTCCACCTCGATTATCGCGTCGCCGCCGACGCGGACGGAACGATTCGCGCAATGGAAGCCGACGTGACCGTCGATGGCGGCGCGTACGTTTCGTTTTCGAGCGCGGTCGCGGTTCGCGCGCTCGTCCATTGCACCGGCCCCTACAACGTCGAAGCCGTCCGCGCCTCCGGGCGTGCGGTCTACACGAACAAGCCGTGGGGCGGCGCGATGCGCTCGTTCGACATGTTCCAGACGACGTTCGCCATCGAGTCGATTCTCGACTCTGTGGCCGACGAACTCGACATGGACCCCGTCGCGCTCCGCCGGAAGAACGCTTTCGACGGGTCGCGGCCGGTCACGACGACGGGCCAGGAAATCGAGGCGGTCGGCCTGCTGGAAACCATCGACGACGTGGGCGACGCACTCGCGGCGCTCACGATTGAGCAACCCGACGACCCGGCAAAACGGCGCGGCGTCGGCGTGGCGAGCATGTGGTACGGCTGTGGGAAAACGGGCCACCATCACCCCTCCAGCGCCTTCTGTGAAATCCACCCCGATGGCAGTGCCACCGTCCAAAGCGCCGTCTCGGAAATCGGGCAGGGCTCGCAGACCGCGCTCACGCAAATCGCCGCAGAGACGCTCGGCCTCGCCGTCGAAGACGTGCGCTTCGTGAGTGACAGCACGACAGCCCCCGAAGCCGGGAAAACCTCCGCCAGTCGCCAGACGTTCGTCTCCGGAAACGCCGTGAGCGACGCGGCGAGCAACGCCCTCTCGAAGGTGCTTGACCACGCTGCCACGATGTTCGCTGAAAAGTTCGATGAGCAGGTGTCGCCCGGTGACTTGTCGGTCGCAAACGGCGTCGTCTCTGCGAAAAACAGCGACCAGGAACTCGCCTTCGAGGAGGTGACCCGGTCGTGTACCCACGAGGGCCATCTCATCACCGGAACCGGGACGTGCCGGCCACTCTTCGATTTCGACCTTTCGACGTTCGAGGGCGCACCCTACCCGACGTTCTCGTTTGCCACCCACGGTGCGGTGGTCGTGGTCGATATCGAAACGGGCGTCATCGAAGTCGAGCGCATCATCGCCTCCCACGACGTGGGTCGGGCCATCAACCCGTCGCTCGTAGAGGGGCAAATCGAAGGCGGCGCAATCATGGGCATGGGCCACACCGTGATGGAGGGCGTCAAGTTCGACGGCCAAGGCCAGATTCTCAACGCCTCGCTCATGGATTACCACATCCCGACGAGCCTTCACACGCCGACGATTGAAACGAAATTGGTCGAATCCGCCCCCGACGGAGACGGCCCCTACGGCGCGAAAGGCGTCGGCGAATCTGCGCTCATCCCGATTGGCCCGGCGATTGCGAACGCCGTCAAAGACGCCACGGGTGCGCGCATCACGAAGCTCCCGCTCTCGGCTGAACGCGTCGTCGCCTCGCTCGACATCGATATTTGGGAGTAA
- a CDS encoding cyclase family protein: MRIRDLSIAVDEETSVPPKLPTFRQGRVVRHEESNYESDFMATTTHIGTHMDSPYHFDADGRKIGDIDLEETIRPTKRADVRDIAEPNAEITLEQVKERLPSPVEEGEFLFVHTGWSDKHVNTPEFYGNNPYYAEDIAEYVVETGARGLITDAAIDPGDEGYRNHYTLLEADKVIVENVVNCDGLPDEFTTWVIPMRLKNGDGAPARVFVVLDEE, encoded by the coding sequence ATGCGGATACGAGACCTTTCCATCGCAGTCGACGAAGAGACGAGTGTCCCACCGAAACTCCCGACGTTCAGACAAGGGCGGGTCGTCCGCCACGAGGAGTCGAACTACGAGAGCGACTTCATGGCGACGACCACCCACATCGGGACGCACATGGACTCGCCCTACCACTTCGACGCAGACGGGCGGAAAATCGGTGACATCGACCTCGAAGAGACCATCCGGCCGACCAAGCGAGCCGACGTGCGCGACATTGCAGAGCCGAACGCCGAGATTACCTTAGAACAGGTAAAAGAGCGCCTGCCGTCGCCCGTCGAAGAGGGTGAGTTCCTGTTCGTCCACACCGGGTGGTCGGACAAACACGTGAACACGCCCGAGTTCTACGGCAACAACCCGTACTACGCAGAAGACATCGCAGAGTACGTCGTGGAGACAGGTGCCCGCGGACTCATCACCGACGCCGCCATCGACCCCGGCGACGAGGGGTACCGCAACCACTACACCTTACTGGAGGCGGACAAAGTCATCGTCGAGAACGTCGTCAACTGCGACGGCCTCCCAGACGAGTTCACGACGTGGGTGATTCCAATGCGGCTCAAAAACGGCGACGGCGCACCCGCGCGAGTGTTCGTCGTCCTCGACGAGGAGTGA
- a CDS encoding carbon-nitrogen hydrolase family protein, whose product MVRVATVQFEAGPDATPEANVARASEVLRANVADVDLACLPEYFATPYFPKEQNPEAFDFAVTEESPLVETLCEVAAEIETALILPIFEEGHPGGRYYNTALVVSKAGEIVGKYRKLHPFQRPGYNETYYFSPGDLGAPVFEVAGLTVGVMICYDRHFPEIARVQALRGADIVFVPTCSFGEENRDAVWSAELRAMAVSNSVYVAGVNRAGTEGDSTHFGASMVADPTGEELGRLGPEPDTLVAEVDPSHVSQVRRTTKHLNDIRAELLPDLDRL is encoded by the coding sequence ATGGTGCGCGTTGCCACCGTGCAGTTCGAAGCCGGGCCGGATGCGACGCCCGAAGCAAACGTCGCGCGTGCAAGCGAGGTACTCAGAGCCAATGTCGCAGACGTAGACCTCGCCTGCCTGCCGGAGTATTTTGCGACGCCGTACTTCCCGAAAGAGCAGAATCCAGAAGCGTTCGACTTCGCCGTAACTGAGGAGAGTCCACTCGTAGAAACGCTCTGTGAGGTGGCAGCCGAAATCGAGACGGCACTCATTCTCCCCATCTTCGAGGAGGGTCACCCCGGCGGCCGCTATTACAACACGGCGCTGGTGGTGAGCAAGGCCGGTGAGATTGTCGGCAAGTATCGAAAGCTCCACCCATTCCAGCGGCCGGGCTACAACGAGACGTACTACTTCTCGCCGGGCGACCTCGGCGCACCCGTGTTCGAGGTGGCAGGACTGACGGTCGGCGTCATGATTTGCTACGACCGCCACTTCCCCGAGATTGCGCGGGTACAAGCGTTGCGGGGGGCGGACATCGTGTTCGTGCCGACGTGCAGTTTTGGTGAGGAGAACCGCGATGCGGTCTGGAGCGCCGAACTGAGGGCGATGGCCGTCTCGAACTCCGTCTACGTCGCGGGCGTGAATCGGGCGGGGACAGAAGGCGACAGCACGCACTTTGGCGCGTCGATGGTCGCAGACCCGACCGGCGAGGAGCTTGGGAGACTCGGGCCAGAGCCAGACACCCTCGTTGCAGAGGTGGACCCTAGCCACGTCTCGCAAGTACGGCGAACAACGAAACACCTAAACGATATTCGTGCGGAGTTGTTACCAGACCTCGATAGGTTGTAA
- a CDS encoding CoxG family protein codes for MKFEGEFSVAASPEETWEFLLDPDQLGSCIPNCQDVTVIDDETYTATIGISISYISATFDTNVEIAEQEEEEYLKVHLTGDASEGDSRMEATGEMWMSEREDGGTDIKYVNAVDVTGRVMNMGSRIVKSVGQRQTTKTVNNIQEALGTPKAEV; via the coding sequence ATGAAGTTCGAGGGAGAGTTCAGCGTAGCAGCAAGCCCTGAAGAAACGTGGGAGTTCCTGCTCGACCCAGACCAACTCGGTTCGTGCATTCCAAACTGCCAAGACGTGACCGTCATCGACGACGAAACGTACACCGCAACAATCGGCATCTCGATTTCGTACATCTCGGCGACGTTCGACACGAACGTCGAGATTGCAGAGCAAGAAGAAGAGGAGTATCTCAAAGTACACCTGACCGGCGACGCCTCGGAAGGCGATAGTCGGATGGAAGCCACCGGCGAGATGTGGATGAGCGAACGCGAGGATGGCGGGACGGACATCAAGTACGTGAACGCCGTGGACGTGACCGGCCGGGTGATGAACATGGGCAGTCGCATCGTCAAAAGCGTCGGCCAGCGTCAGACGACAAAGACCGTAAACAACATCCAAGAAGCACTCGGCACGCCGAAAGCCGAAGTCTAA
- a CDS encoding xanthine dehydrogenase family protein molybdopterin-binding subunit: MSQQEPVASHREDSTNLDTKVVGSSRQRLDAVSKIVGEAEYTYDIDLPRMLHVETVKSPHAHARILDIDTSAAEEMNGVHAVVTGDDVPDGRYGAGILDESILPKEKVRFVGEAVVAVAAESEELARKATDAVDIEYEKLPAVFDTREALSEDPPSVVHEGLGEYEQTGVLEPRLDPERPNLHANHRIRTGDIDAGFDEADHIYEGSFSTGMMHHVQMEPHVTVAKWTTDGELRVWTSTNTTYRVKNMLATAFDVPSSKVHLKVPYVGGSFGGKEGVTEPIAAAVAQHTDGRPVKLAFSRQDQFIEGTYRTPFEIDLKIGVTDDQRLVAMETQAYLGGGAYAGTGFLVTRNCGFAAVGTYDIPHLKFDSYGVYTNLPVAGSFRGFGNSQLIFAIESLVEDAIMDQGWDPVEFREKNTMESGDVNPAGEQMKSMGAKECLRRAAAAVEMDGAESDDDEWIRGVGLAQGSKYSMAPTASSAFVKVHEDGRIEVRTTAEEIGTGSMTVLAQIAAEEFGVDLDDVRVLKGDTEVTPYDDGSISSRLTFNTGNAVRKACIDAKEQLYEHAAVKLDAEPENLETDGGLVYVEGDRDNGITFDQLFEPTVFGGGGFLMEGGEILGKATWHSPVENVDPETGHGDRLTAFYTHGAQACDLEINRYTGEVRFNQFASVYDVGRALNPKMVEGQLEGGISMGIGSTLYEELTHDNGRFENANLLDYKVPFSTEHPLEVHTEIVETHDEEGPYGAKGVGEAVLIPSAAAIGNAIKDATGVRLTHIPFTPEEILKAVDSDNDA, encoded by the coding sequence ATGAGTCAACAAGAGCCAGTGGCCAGTCACCGTGAGGACTCCACAAATCTCGATACGAAGGTGGTCGGTTCCTCACGGCAACGCCTCGACGCCGTCAGTAAAATCGTCGGCGAGGCCGAGTACACCTACGACATTGACCTCCCGCGGATGTTACACGTCGAGACGGTCAAAAGCCCACACGCCCACGCACGGATTCTCGATATCGACACGAGTGCGGCAGAAGAGATGAACGGCGTCCACGCGGTCGTCACGGGCGATGACGTACCTGACGGGCGCTACGGTGCGGGCATTCTCGATGAATCTATCCTCCCGAAAGAGAAGGTTCGGTTTGTGGGTGAGGCCGTCGTCGCCGTCGCCGCAGAGAGCGAAGAACTCGCGCGGAAGGCCACTGACGCGGTGGATATTGAATACGAGAAACTCCCTGCTGTCTTTGATACGCGAGAAGCACTGTCTGAAGACCCACCCTCAGTCGTTCACGAAGGACTCGGAGAATACGAACAGACGGGCGTGCTCGAACCACGGCTCGACCCCGAGCGGCCGAATCTCCACGCGAACCACCGGATTCGCACCGGCGACATCGACGCTGGCTTCGACGAAGCAGACCACATCTACGAAGGTTCGTTTTCGACGGGGATGATGCACCACGTCCAGATGGAACCGCACGTCACCGTCGCGAAGTGGACGACCGACGGCGAACTCCGCGTCTGGACCTCGACGAACACGACCTACCGCGTGAAGAACATGCTCGCAACCGCGTTCGACGTGCCCTCTTCGAAGGTGCACCTGAAGGTGCCCTACGTCGGCGGAAGCTTCGGCGGGAAAGAGGGCGTCACCGAGCCGATTGCGGCCGCCGTGGCCCAACACACCGACGGGCGGCCGGTCAAACTCGCCTTCTCCCGACAAGACCAGTTCATCGAGGGCACCTACCGGACGCCCTTCGAAATCGACCTGAAAATCGGCGTCACCGACGACCAGCGCCTCGTGGCGATGGAAACCCAAGCCTACCTCGGCGGCGGCGCCTACGCCGGCACGGGCTTCCTCGTCACGCGCAACTGTGGGTTCGCTGCGGTCGGGACCTACGACATCCCCCACCTGAAATTCGACTCCTATGGGGTGTACACCAACCTGCCCGTCGCGGGGTCGTTCCGCGGCTTCGGGAACTCACAGCTCATTTTCGCCATCGAATCGCTGGTCGAAGACGCCATCATGGACCAGGGCTGGGACCCGGTCGAATTCCGCGAGAAAAATACGATGGAGTCCGGCGACGTGAACCCGGCGGGAGAACAGATGAAGAGCATGGGCGCGAAAGAGTGCCTGCGCCGGGCGGCAGCGGCAGTCGAGATGGACGGCGCAGAAAGCGACGACGACGAGTGGATTCGCGGCGTTGGCCTCGCACAGGGGAGCAAGTACAGCATGGCGCCAACCGCCTCAAGCGCGTTCGTTAAGGTACACGAAGACGGGCGCATCGAGGTGCGCACCACCGCAGAGGAGATCGGCACCGGTTCGATGACCGTGCTCGCCCAGATCGCCGCAGAGGAGTTCGGCGTTGACTTAGACGACGTGCGCGTCCTCAAGGGTGATACGGAAGTCACGCCCTACGACGACGGTTCGATTTCGAGTCGGCTCACGTTCAACACGGGCAACGCGGTGCGGAAGGCCTGTATCGACGCCAAAGAGCAACTCTACGAACACGCCGCCGTCAAACTCGACGCCGAACCCGAGAATCTGGAGACCGACGGCGGGTTGGTGTACGTCGAAGGCGACCGTGACAACGGAATCACCTTCGACCAACTGTTCGAGCCGACGGTGTTCGGCGGCGGTGGCTTCCTGATGGAGGGCGGCGAGATTCTCGGGAAGGCGACGTGGCACTCGCCGGTCGAGAACGTAGACCCGGAGACGGGCCATGGCGACCGACTCACCGCCTTCTACACTCACGGCGCACAGGCCTGTGACTTAGAAATCAACCGCTACACCGGTGAGGTGCGCTTCAACCAGTTCGCTTCAGTGTACGACGTGGGCCGCGCGCTCAACCCGAAGATGGTCGAGGGACAGCTCGAAGGCGGCATTAGTATGGGCATTGGCTCGACGCTCTACGAGGAGTTAACTCACGACAATGGTCGCTTCGAGAACGCGAATCTGCTCGACTACAAGGTGCCGTTCTCGACCGAGCACCCGCTTGAGGTGCACACTGAAATCGTCGAAACACACGACGAAGAAGGTCCTTACGGCGCGAAAGGCGTCGGTGAAGCCGTCCTCATCCCGAGTGCGGCCGCCATTGGCAACGCTATCAAAGACGCGACCGGCGTGCGATTGACGCACATCCCGTTCACGCCAGAAGAGATTCTGAAGGCGGTCGATTCGGACAACGACGCCTGA
- a CDS encoding FAD binding domain-containing protein: MATELTEEGEFHRASSIEEAVTLLEERNAALISGGQSLMPLIRQGLIDRDVIVDISGIDDHTDIAVTDDGLQLGGLATHRDLIEADLWETPYRALPETAKEIGDKQVRNWGTIGGSVAHADPSLDYPPTMIVLDAVVQYTDGSETKEVPIDEFYLGQYFTVLEPHEIVIGVRVPKPSANTGVAFEKFAWRRGDMSLVNVAASVTVDETGSEIEAARIAVGAMGPTPLRLTELEAELVGSDPSDESHQQAVADRVGEFTEPVPEAHGSVEYKNRIATNLTRKTIRTAIERATEN; this comes from the coding sequence ATGGCAACAGAGCTGACCGAGGAGGGTGAGTTCCATCGAGCGTCATCTATCGAGGAGGCCGTCACACTCCTAGAAGAGCGCAACGCCGCGCTCATCTCAGGAGGGCAAAGCCTCATGCCGCTGATTCGACAGGGGCTGATAGACCGCGACGTCATCGTCGATATTTCGGGCATCGACGACCACACCGACATCGCCGTCACGGACGACGGCCTCCAGTTGGGTGGGCTTGCGACTCACCGCGACCTCATCGAGGCAGACCTCTGGGAGACGCCGTATCGCGCGCTCCCGGAGACGGCAAAAGAAATCGGAGACAAGCAGGTACGAAACTGGGGAACCATCGGCGGGTCGGTCGCCCACGCAGACCCCTCACTCGACTACCCGCCGACGATGATTGTACTGGATGCGGTGGTGCAGTACACGGATGGCTCCGAGACGAAGGAAGTGCCCATCGACGAGTTCTACCTCGGCCAGTACTTCACCGTGCTCGAACCGCACGAAATCGTCATCGGGGTCCGCGTTCCAAAGCCGTCTGCGAACACGGGCGTCGCCTTCGAGAAGTTCGCGTGGCGACGCGGCGATATGTCGCTCGTGAACGTCGCCGCGAGCGTGACCGTCGATGAGACCGGAAGCGAAATCGAAGCCGCACGCATCGCGGTCGGTGCGATGGGGCCAACCCCGCTTCGGCTCACGGAACTCGAAGCCGAACTCGTCGGGAGCGACCCCAGCGATGAATCCCACCAGCAGGCGGTCGCAGACCGCGTCGGTGAGTTCACCGAACCCGTTCCCGAGGCCCACGGCTCAGTCGAGTACAAGAACCGCATCGCGACCAACCTCACGAGAAAAACGATTCGTACCGCCATCGAGCGGGCAACGGAGAACTGA
- a CDS encoding (2Fe-2S)-binding protein, protein MKVPLTVNGTDEVVEARPMAPLSELLRDGLELKGTKRGCETGKCGACTVLVDGKATKSCQRLAGQAAESTVVTIEGLAKHAGDDDDLHPVQQGFIDNFGMQCGYCTPGMAMAAVALLEENPNPTRTEIQEGIKGNLCRCTGYTKIYDSILDAAAQVEDTTIETSASDD, encoded by the coding sequence ATGAAAGTACCACTCACTGTCAACGGAACCGACGAGGTCGTAGAGGCACGGCCGATGGCACCGCTCTCAGAGCTGCTGCGCGATGGCCTCGAACTGAAAGGCACGAAACGCGGCTGTGAAACAGGTAAGTGCGGCGCGTGTACCGTCTTGGTCGATGGGAAGGCAACCAAATCCTGTCAGCGCCTCGCGGGGCAGGCCGCAGAGAGCACCGTCGTCACCATCGAAGGGCTGGCCAAACACGCCGGCGATGACGACGACCTGCATCCGGTCCAACAGGGGTTCATCGACAACTTCGGGATGCAGTGTGGCTACTGTACGCCGGGGATGGCGATGGCTGCAGTGGCCCTGTTAGAGGAGAACCCAAACCCCACGCGAACCGAGATTCAAGAGGGTATCAAAGGCAACCTCTGTCGGTGTACGGGCTACACCAAGATTTACGACTCCATCCTCGATGCCGCGGCGCAGGTCGAGGATACGACAATCGAGACTTCAGCATCAGACGACTGA
- a CDS encoding SDR family oxidoreductase, translating into MELGIAGKTAVVTGGSKGIGNAIARNLASEGANLAICARRAGPLEEAAADLEEEFGIECLPITADLTKREDAAAFVKEAAEHFEGIDIFVNNAGSAPGGELENLDEDDWYQALDLKLMGHVRGATEAMPYLVESGGNLVNLIGNDGSKPSPGELAPGAANAADINMTLALSKQYGRKGVRVNAVNPGPVATERWDYLVEIMADEQELTFDEAMQVAENSIPLGRICTPEEVANVVAFLASEPASFVNGAVVEVDGGQEKALLEFDTIRAASENLS; encoded by the coding sequence ATGGAGCTAGGCATTGCTGGAAAGACTGCAGTTGTTACAGGCGGAAGCAAAGGTATCGGGAACGCGATTGCGCGAAATCTCGCCTCGGAAGGAGCGAATCTCGCCATTTGTGCGCGGCGAGCTGGCCCGCTCGAAGAGGCCGCAGCCGACTTAGAAGAGGAGTTCGGAATCGAGTGTCTCCCGATAACCGCTGACTTGACGAAGCGCGAAGACGCAGCCGCGTTCGTCAAAGAGGCAGCAGAGCACTTCGAGGGCATCGATATCTTCGTCAACAACGCGGGGAGCGCCCCCGGTGGCGAACTCGAAAATCTCGACGAGGACGACTGGTACCAAGCACTCGACCTCAAGTTGATGGGCCACGTCCGTGGCGCAACAGAGGCCATGCCGTATCTGGTCGAAAGCGGGGGCAACCTCGTCAACCTCATCGGGAACGACGGCTCAAAGCCGAGTCCCGGCGAACTCGCCCCCGGTGCGGCGAACGCCGCGGACATCAACATGACGCTCGCGCTCTCGAAGCAGTACGGGCGGAAAGGCGTTCGCGTAAACGCCGTCAACCCCGGCCCCGTCGCCACAGAGCGTTGGGACTACCTCGTCGAGATTATGGCCGACGAACAAGAGCTGACCTTCGACGAGGCGATGCAGGTCGCAGAGAACTCGATTCCACTCGGCCGCATCTGCACGCCAGAAGAGGTCGCAAACGTCGTTGCGTTCCTCGCCTCCGAGCCAGCGAGCTTCGTAAACGGTGCAGTGGTCGAAGTCGACGGCGGCCAAGAGAAGGCGCTGCTCGAATTCGACACGATTCGCGCCGCGAGCGAAAACCTGAGCTAA
- a CDS encoding VOC family protein — MAAVEFTQIDHLGIPVWDADGAAAFYEHAGVSVVIDETLDEYNIRAVFLDIDGVYVEFLEPTGPGNVKTFLETHGPGIQHVAYRVPDIAQAVVSLRDAGVEFKSDEPMAGAGNSEIIFVEERYTGGLQVELVERHD; from the coding sequence ATGGCAGCCGTAGAGTTCACCCAGATTGACCACCTCGGAATACCCGTGTGGGATGCAGACGGCGCGGCGGCGTTCTACGAACACGCGGGCGTCTCCGTTGTGATAGACGAGACGCTAGACGAGTACAACATCCGCGCCGTATTCCTCGACATCGACGGCGTGTACGTCGAGTTCCTTGAACCGACGGGGCCGGGGAACGTGAAAACGTTTCTCGAAACCCACGGCCCGGGCATCCAACACGTCGCCTACCGCGTCCCGGACATCGCGCAAGCCGTAGTCTCGCTTCGAGACGCGGGCGTCGAGTTCAAAAGTGACGAGCCAATGGCCGGGGCGGGAAACTCGGAGATAATCTTCGTCGAAGAACGGTACACCGGCGGCTTGCAGGTCGAACTCGTCGAACGGCACGACTGA
- a CDS encoding DMT family transporter → MGRRKTFSMFILVSVFFGGTFVAAKAGLAYFPPLLFVAFRFDIAAVVLAAYAFSATSRENLLPRTRRDVVGILATGLFAIGLANALLFVGQQYVSSGVGSIIFSLNPMLTPLFAAGFLADERLSARGGVGLLIGLLGVALVVQPDPANLLGGGGLGKAIIFGGAASGALGTVLVRWADTDLSSTARTAWALPVSAALTHAMSAASGESLAAVTWTPTALLALGYVGIFAGAVAYIAYFGLLDDVGAIHGNLVFYAVPIVATLLGAVFLGESISSLTLAGFATIFTGFAVLGSASISTNLRGVPGTLADRWLPSTIR, encoded by the coding sequence ATGGGTCGTCGGAAAACCTTCAGCATGTTCATCCTCGTGAGCGTGTTCTTTGGCGGGACGTTTGTCGCCGCCAAAGCCGGACTTGCCTACTTCCCACCACTGCTGTTCGTCGCTTTTCGCTTCGACATCGCCGCAGTTGTGCTTGCTGCATACGCGTTTTCGGCCACCTCACGAGAGAACTTACTTCCGAGGACTCGCCGCGACGTGGTCGGCATTCTTGCAACCGGGCTGTTCGCAATCGGCCTCGCAAACGCCCTCCTGTTCGTTGGCCAGCAGTACGTTTCGAGCGGCGTCGGGTCGATTATCTTCAGTCTGAATCCGATGCTCACGCCGCTGTTCGCCGCCGGATTCCTCGCGGACGAACGCCTCTCTGCGCGTGGCGGGGTTGGCCTCCTTATTGGCCTGCTCGGCGTCGCGCTCGTGGTGCAGCCCGACCCAGCAAACCTCCTCGGTGGCGGTGGGCTTGGCAAGGCAATCATCTTCGGCGGGGCGGCGAGCGGCGCGCTCGGAACCGTCCTCGTTCGGTGGGCTGACACCGACCTCTCAAGTACCGCCCGCACCGCGTGGGCACTCCCCGTGAGTGCAGCGCTCACCCACGCTATGAGTGCCGCCAGCGGCGAGTCGCTCGCGGCGGTCACGTGGACGCCGACGGCACTTCTCGCCCTCGGTTACGTCGGTATCTTCGCCGGAGCCGTGGCGTACATCGCCTACTTTGGGTTACTTGACGACGTGGGAGCCATCCACGGAAACCTCGTGTTCTACGCCGTCCCCATCGTCGCCACGCTCCTCGGGGCCGTATTCCTCGGAGAGTCGATCTCGTCGCTCACCCTCGCTGGATTCGCGACGATATTCACTGGCTTCGCGGTGCTCGGAAGCGCCTCGATTTCGACGAACCTCCGTGGGGTGCCCGGTACGCTTGCAGACCGGTGGCTTCCGAGCACCATTCGCTAA